Proteins found in one Channa argus isolate prfri chromosome 7, Channa argus male v1.0, whole genome shotgun sequence genomic segment:
- the il6r gene encoding interleukin-6 receptor subunit alpha isoform X2, with product MRIVLPLLCVLCAAQVRGIFDGACHRKDPPPGVLVLSPGSRLVLTCKGHVIVNGVPVNIGRNNSNTNRRWSTTVAPPTTGHHLNNKHTRENTVSEVYNSNSEVTTVTRENTSPRYTDAGSKASPTAHMVEPTSVNRVPKSDWAGEEMNSEKDNEEDDKESDDGRRITRSLKCSPYWNWNRKRVGTGKRDWGEFGFDRTGAVLFLSSVRLIDSGNYTCHHRGRETFTVKVIVADPPEDPSLSCYKKSPSSKIRCEWVPQKPVTKLPNCYLIWNKRPAETFSRLQCSYSNSLSRYWCTLNHNEDELRILHTAYLCVTSITGNATSHLLSFTPFSILKPDPPSGVNVQQVEGYERVMRVTWYSPVSWKSQDSYFKLIYELRYKPLESSLNDEQTKTSNSQRSDIITDLIPGVEYLIQVRTREEYDGHWSDWSTPVIGRSWTGLGFPKKLHIEICTHIHAFAYSSYLTCSLKMYSLHALLSIQVHSVLKRLFKISS from the exons ATGCGAATTGTTCTCCCTTTGCTGTGTGTTCTGTGCGCCGCACAGGTCCGCGGCATTTTCGACGGAGCCTGTCACAGAAAAG ACCCTCCACCTGGTGTGTTGGTTTTGTCTCCTGGCAGTAGGTTGGTTCTGACCTGCAAAGGTCATGTGATAGTGAATGGAGTACCAGTCAACATAGGCAGAAACAACTCAAACACCAACAGAAGATGGAGTACTACAGTTGCACCTCCAACCACTGGACACCATCTAAACAATAAGCACACAAGGGAAAATACTGTAAGTGAGGTTTACAACTCAAACTCAGAAGTCACCACTGTGACCAGAGAAAACACGAGCCCCAGATATACAGATGCAGGGTCCAAAGCTTCTCCCACTGCTCACATGGTTGAGCCAACCAGTGTGAACAGGGTGCCGAAGAGTGACTGGGCGGGTGAAGAGATGAACAGTGAGAAGGATAATGAGGAAGATGACAAGGAAAGTGACGATGGGAGAAGGATAACACGAAGCCTAAAATGTTCCCCTTACTGGAACTGGAACAGGAAGAGGGTGGGAACAGGAAAGAGAGACTGGGGAGAATTTGGGTTTGATAGGACAGGGGCTGTGCTGTTTCTgtcctcagtcagactgatAGACTCTGGGAACTACACTTGTCatcacagaggcagagagacattTACCGTAAAAGTAATTGTTGCAG ATCCTCCTGAGGATCCCAGCCTGTCCTGCTACAAAAAGTCACCCAGTAGTAAGATTCGCTGTGAGTGGGTACCCCAGAAACCTGTTACTAAACTGCCTAACTGTTACCTAATATGGAATAAGAG ACCCGCTGAGACATTTTCTCGCTTGCAGTGCTCTTACTCGAATAGTCTCTCTCGCTATTGGTGCACCCTGAACCACAACGAGGACGAGCTAAGAATACTTCATACAGCCTACCTATGCGTTACGAGCATCACAGGCAATGCTACGAGTCACCTGTTGTCATTCACCCCTTTCAGCATTT TAAAGCCGGACCCTCCATCAGGTGTAAATGTCCAACAGGTCGAGGGGTATGAGAGAGTCATGAGAGTCACCTGGTATTCTCCAGTCTCCTGGAAGTCTCAAGACAGCTATTTCAAACTAATCTATGAGCTCAGATACAAGCCTCTAGAGTCTTCTTTAAACGATGAGCAG ACAAAGACAAGTAACAGCCAGCGCTCAGACATCATCACTGATCTGATACCTGGTGTTGAGTACCTGATACAGGTCAGAACCAGGGAGGAATATGATGGTCACTGGAGTGATTGGAGTACGCCTGTCATTGGCAGGAGTTGGACAG GACTTGGTTTTCCAAAGAAGCTGCACATagaaatatgcacacacatacatgctttTGCTTATTCAAGCTATCTTACTTGTTCTCtcaaaatgtacagtttacATGCACTATTGTCAATACAGGTTCATTCAGTGCTTAAgagattatttaaaataagttcCTAA
- the il6r gene encoding interleukin-6 receptor subunit alpha isoform X3, producing MRIVLPLLCVLCAAQVRGIFDGACHRKDPPPGVLVLSPGSRLVLTCKGHVIVNGVPVNIGRNNSNTNRRWSTTVAPPTTGHHLNNKHTRENTVSEVYNSNSEVTTVTRENTSPRYTDAGSKASPTAHMVEPTSVNRVPKSDWAGEEMNSEKDNEEDDKESDDGRRITRSLKCSPYWNWNRKRVGTGKRDWGEFGFDRTGAVLFLSSVRLIDSGNYTCHHRGRETFTVKVIVADPPEDPSLSCYKKSPSSKIRCEWVPQKPVTKLPNCYLIWNKRPAETFSRLQCSYSNSLSRYWCTLNHNEDELRILHTAYLCVTSITGNATSHLLSFTPFSILKPDPPSGVNVQQVEGYERVMRVTWYSPVSWKSQDSYFKLIYELRYKPLESSLNDEQTKTSNSQRSDIITDLIPGVEYLIQVRTREEYDGHWSDWSTPVIGRSWTAPSPSDMYTTMVRVSGIKCARVYTRGRVRIQH from the exons ATGCGAATTGTTCTCCCTTTGCTGTGTGTTCTGTGCGCCGCACAGGTCCGCGGCATTTTCGACGGAGCCTGTCACAGAAAAG ACCCTCCACCTGGTGTGTTGGTTTTGTCTCCTGGCAGTAGGTTGGTTCTGACCTGCAAAGGTCATGTGATAGTGAATGGAGTACCAGTCAACATAGGCAGAAACAACTCAAACACCAACAGAAGATGGAGTACTACAGTTGCACCTCCAACCACTGGACACCATCTAAACAATAAGCACACAAGGGAAAATACTGTAAGTGAGGTTTACAACTCAAACTCAGAAGTCACCACTGTGACCAGAGAAAACACGAGCCCCAGATATACAGATGCAGGGTCCAAAGCTTCTCCCACTGCTCACATGGTTGAGCCAACCAGTGTGAACAGGGTGCCGAAGAGTGACTGGGCGGGTGAAGAGATGAACAGTGAGAAGGATAATGAGGAAGATGACAAGGAAAGTGACGATGGGAGAAGGATAACACGAAGCCTAAAATGTTCCCCTTACTGGAACTGGAACAGGAAGAGGGTGGGAACAGGAAAGAGAGACTGGGGAGAATTTGGGTTTGATAGGACAGGGGCTGTGCTGTTTCTgtcctcagtcagactgatAGACTCTGGGAACTACACTTGTCatcacagaggcagagagacattTACCGTAAAAGTAATTGTTGCAG ATCCTCCTGAGGATCCCAGCCTGTCCTGCTACAAAAAGTCACCCAGTAGTAAGATTCGCTGTGAGTGGGTACCCCAGAAACCTGTTACTAAACTGCCTAACTGTTACCTAATATGGAATAAGAG ACCCGCTGAGACATTTTCTCGCTTGCAGTGCTCTTACTCGAATAGTCTCTCTCGCTATTGGTGCACCCTGAACCACAACGAGGACGAGCTAAGAATACTTCATACAGCCTACCTATGCGTTACGAGCATCACAGGCAATGCTACGAGTCACCTGTTGTCATTCACCCCTTTCAGCATTT TAAAGCCGGACCCTCCATCAGGTGTAAATGTCCAACAGGTCGAGGGGTATGAGAGAGTCATGAGAGTCACCTGGTATTCTCCAGTCTCCTGGAAGTCTCAAGACAGCTATTTCAAACTAATCTATGAGCTCAGATACAAGCCTCTAGAGTCTTCTTTAAACGATGAGCAG ACAAAGACAAGTAACAGCCAGCGCTCAGACATCATCACTGATCTGATACCTGGTGTTGAGTACCTGATACAGGTCAGAACCAGGGAGGAATATGATGGTCACTGGAGTGATTGGAGTACGCCTGTCATTGGCAGGAGTTGGACAG CTCCTTCACCCAGTGATATGTATACCACAATGGTAAGAGTGTCAGGAATCAAATGTG CAAGAGTTTATACCAGAGGAAGGGTCCGCATTCAGCACTGA
- the il6r gene encoding interleukin-6 receptor subunit alpha isoform X1 produces MRIVLPLLCVLCAAQVRGIFDGACHRKDPPPGVLVLSPGSRLVLTCKGHVIVNGVPVNIGRNNSNTNRRWSTTVAPPTTGHHLNNKHTRENTVSEVYNSNSEVTTVTRENTSPRYTDAGSKASPTAHMVEPTSVNRVPKSDWAGEEMNSEKDNEEDDKESDDGRRITRSLKCSPYWNWNRKRVGTGKRDWGEFGFDRTGAVLFLSSVRLIDSGNYTCHHRGRETFTVKVIVADPPEDPSLSCYKKSPSSKIRCEWVPQKPVTKLPNCYLIWNKRPAETFSRLQCSYSNSLSRYWCTLNHNEDELRILHTAYLCVTSITGNATSHLLSFTPFSILKPDPPSGVNVQQVEGYERVMRVTWYSPVSWKSQDSYFKLIYELRYKPLESSLNDEQTKTSNSQRSDIITDLIPGVEYLIQVRTREEYDGHWSDWSTPVIGRSWTAPSPSDMYTTMQEFIPEEGSAFSTEGPETGIPGEETVSHHVLWISCSFLFLSVILAAYMYRHKDRFMPKLHHLNVITQCSDSSQPPPSSPTAPEGQALVTFSPLHYSEPQQNREEEGEEENEEEQNVKQRIEAMHFHNTSYFLFRRQ; encoded by the exons ATGCGAATTGTTCTCCCTTTGCTGTGTGTTCTGTGCGCCGCACAGGTCCGCGGCATTTTCGACGGAGCCTGTCACAGAAAAG ACCCTCCACCTGGTGTGTTGGTTTTGTCTCCTGGCAGTAGGTTGGTTCTGACCTGCAAAGGTCATGTGATAGTGAATGGAGTACCAGTCAACATAGGCAGAAACAACTCAAACACCAACAGAAGATGGAGTACTACAGTTGCACCTCCAACCACTGGACACCATCTAAACAATAAGCACACAAGGGAAAATACTGTAAGTGAGGTTTACAACTCAAACTCAGAAGTCACCACTGTGACCAGAGAAAACACGAGCCCCAGATATACAGATGCAGGGTCCAAAGCTTCTCCCACTGCTCACATGGTTGAGCCAACCAGTGTGAACAGGGTGCCGAAGAGTGACTGGGCGGGTGAAGAGATGAACAGTGAGAAGGATAATGAGGAAGATGACAAGGAAAGTGACGATGGGAGAAGGATAACACGAAGCCTAAAATGTTCCCCTTACTGGAACTGGAACAGGAAGAGGGTGGGAACAGGAAAGAGAGACTGGGGAGAATTTGGGTTTGATAGGACAGGGGCTGTGCTGTTTCTgtcctcagtcagactgatAGACTCTGGGAACTACACTTGTCatcacagaggcagagagacattTACCGTAAAAGTAATTGTTGCAG ATCCTCCTGAGGATCCCAGCCTGTCCTGCTACAAAAAGTCACCCAGTAGTAAGATTCGCTGTGAGTGGGTACCCCAGAAACCTGTTACTAAACTGCCTAACTGTTACCTAATATGGAATAAGAG ACCCGCTGAGACATTTTCTCGCTTGCAGTGCTCTTACTCGAATAGTCTCTCTCGCTATTGGTGCACCCTGAACCACAACGAGGACGAGCTAAGAATACTTCATACAGCCTACCTATGCGTTACGAGCATCACAGGCAATGCTACGAGTCACCTGTTGTCATTCACCCCTTTCAGCATTT TAAAGCCGGACCCTCCATCAGGTGTAAATGTCCAACAGGTCGAGGGGTATGAGAGAGTCATGAGAGTCACCTGGTATTCTCCAGTCTCCTGGAAGTCTCAAGACAGCTATTTCAAACTAATCTATGAGCTCAGATACAAGCCTCTAGAGTCTTCTTTAAACGATGAGCAG ACAAAGACAAGTAACAGCCAGCGCTCAGACATCATCACTGATCTGATACCTGGTGTTGAGTACCTGATACAGGTCAGAACCAGGGAGGAATATGATGGTCACTGGAGTGATTGGAGTACGCCTGTCATTGGCAGGAGTTGGACAG CTCCTTCACCCAGTGATATGTATACCACAATG CAAGAGTTTATACCAGAGGAAGGGTCCGCATTCAGCACTGAAG GTCCTGAAACAGGCATACCAGGTGAAGAGACAGTGTCACATCATGTCCTGTGGAtctcttgttcttttcttttcttgtcagTTATTTTGGCTGCCTATATGTACAG ACATAAGGACAGATTTATGCCTAAGCTCCACCATCTGAATGTCATCACCCAGTGCAGTGATTCTTCTCAGCCTCCACCCTCCAGCCCAACAGCCCCAGAAGGGCAGGCCCTGGTGACATTTTCCCCTCTACATTACAGCGAACCTCAACagaacagagaagaagaaggggaaGAGGAAAATGAGGAAGAACAGAATGTGAAGCAGAGGATAGAAGCCATGCATTTCCACAACACAAGTTATTTTCTCTTCCGCAGGCAGTGA
- the LOC137129800 gene encoding RIIa domain-containing protein 1 isoform X2 codes for MNGKGSLAKLDVGVLSHEQQEKLRQFKIRKRIDNEKYLKSHPEVEVLIGDFLRDVLLKRPDDIHEFAADHFTNPNLHATIASKMEGKSDMQ; via the exons ATGAATGGAAAAGGCAGCTTGGCAAAACTGGACGTCGGTGTATTGAGCCACGAGCAGCAGGAGAAACTGCGACAGTTCAAG ATTAGGAAGAGAATCGACAATGAGAAGTATTTGAAGTCCCATCCAGAGGTGGAGGTACTGATAGGCGACTTTTTAAG AGATGTGCTTCTTAAAAGGCCTGATGATATTCATGAGTTTGCTGCAG ATCACTTCACCAATCCAAACCTTCATGCAACTATTGCCTCTAAAATGGAAGGAAAGAGTGACATGCAGTAA
- the LOC137129800 gene encoding RIIa domain-containing protein 1 isoform X1 → MNGKGSLAKLDVGVLSHEQQEKLRQFKIRKRIDNEKYLKSHPEVEVLIGDFLRDVLLKRPDDIHEFAAESFSDHFTNPNLHATIASKMEGKSDMQ, encoded by the exons ATGAATGGAAAAGGCAGCTTGGCAAAACTGGACGTCGGTGTATTGAGCCACGAGCAGCAGGAGAAACTGCGACAGTTCAAG ATTAGGAAGAGAATCGACAATGAGAAGTATTTGAAGTCCCATCCAGAGGTGGAGGTACTGATAGGCGACTTTTTAAG AGATGTGCTTCTTAAAAGGCCTGATGATATTCATGAGTTTGCTGCAG AGTCTTTTTCAGATCACTTCACCAATCCAAACCTTCATGCAACTATTGCCTCTAAAATGGAAGGAAAGAGTGACATGCAGTAA